In the Brassica napus cultivar Da-Ae chromosome A7, Da-Ae, whole genome shotgun sequence genome, one interval contains:
- the LOC106356239 gene encoding transcription factor ORG3: MHALGPPLFPNCGWVSRGEYESYNLIGDNHKIGTFLDFPVPKTYGVVHHQTSLGVSVSSEGNGINNNSVVIKKLNHNANERNRRKKTNSLFSSLRSCLPSSDEPKKLSIPQTISRSVQYIPELQEEVKKLIQKKEDLLLRESGQRERYAKPEPKVAASYFSTVFATKLRDNEVMIQISSSNIRNFSIYNVLSGLEKDGFVLVDVSSSSSRREQLFCTLHLQVDKIDNYKLICEELSQRILYLYEEC; encoded by the exons ATGCATGCATTGGGCCCTCCATTATTCCCAAACTGTGGATGGGTGTCGAGAGGAGAGTATGAGAGCTACAACCTCATCGGAGATAACCATAAAATCGGCACGTTTCTTGATTTTCCGGTACCGAAGACGTATGGAGTGGTTCATCATCAGACCAGCTTAGGGGTTTCTGTTTCGTCAGAGGGAAATGGAATAAATAACAATTCGGTCGTGATCAAGAAGCTAAATCACAATGCTAATGAGCGTAACCGTCGCAAGAAAACCAACTCTTTGTTCTCATCTCTTCGTTCATGTCTTCCAAGCTCAGATGAGCCG AAGAAGCTAAGTATTCCTCAGACGATTTCGCGGAGCGTGCAGTACATACCGGAGCTGCAAGAGGAAGTTAAGAAGCTGATACAAAAGAAGGAGGACCTCTTGTTGCGAGAATCGGGTCAAAGAGAACGTTACGCTAAGCCAGAACCAAAAGTGGCTGCTAGTTATTTCTCCACCGTTTTTGCGACTAAGCTTAGAGATAACGAAGTAATGATCCAAATCTCATCGTCCAACATTCGTAATTTTTCGATATATAATGTTTTGAGTGGACTAGAAAAAGATGGGTTTGTTCTCGTTGATGTTTCATCTTCGAGTTCTCGAAGAGAACAACTCTTCTGCACCTTGCATCTCCAAGTGGACAAGATTGATAATTACAAGCTAATTTGTGAAGAGCTAAGTCAAAGGATCTTGTACTTGTATGAGGAATGTTGA